Proteins encoded by one window of Bacteroidales bacterium:
- a CDS encoding DUF1987 domain-containing protein has translation MDRFDLKPTFKTPRILFDPDNDIFEISGRSLPEDVAETYEPVLEWIDENFGKINNRIEIVFKMDYLNSASAKMIAILLNKIENFYKTGLNILITWHYDEDDEDFLSEIENFSSFTKIPFKLIPLEKRR, from the coding sequence ATGGACAGATTTGATTTAAAACCTACATTTAAGACCCCAAGGATACTTTTTGATCCTGATAATGATATATTTGAAATATCCGGACGTTCATTACCTGAAGATGTTGCAGAAACTTATGAGCCGGTATTAGAATGGATTGATGAAAATTTTGGAAAAATAAATAACAGGATTGAAATTGTTTTTAAAATGGATTATTTAAATTCTGCATCTGCTAAAATGATTGCAATACTTTTAAATAAAATCGAAAATTTTTATAAAACAGGGCTTAATATTTTAATTACCTGGCATTACGATGAAGATGATGAAGATTTTCTTTCAGAAATTGAAAATTTTTCATCGTTTACAAAAATTCCATTCAAATTAATTCCTCTTGAGAAAAGAAGATAA
- the mgtE gene encoding magnesium transporter, translating to MIKFELTREYLEELKKVIAEENKEKTGNMIIDLHPADIAEVYDELNIDEAKFVHLLLDNEKGADVLVELEEDVRTRFMKTLPSEVIAKQFIDQMDSDDAADVIGELPEDKKDEVLSHIEDVEQAGDIVDLLSYDEDTAGGLMAKELIAVNTNWNILTCIKEIRKQAEDVDDVYFVYVIDNDNVLKGIISLKKLLLIPTSENVSSNYDTDVISVKVDTSSEDVANLMDKYDLVALPVVDSIDRLVGRITIDDVLDVIREEAEKDYQLVSGITEDVEPFDKVWRLTRARLPWLLIGLFGGILGAKVIGAYEGELRIYPEMAFFIPLIAAMGGNVGVQSSSIIVQGLANNTIGIERTSRKLLKEFSVAIINGFVCSTLMFIYNIFFSDSLALTLSVSAALLSVILFASIFGTFIPLILDKYKIDPALATGPFITTVNDILGLFIYLSIGRVFYGII from the coding sequence ATGATAAAATTTGAATTAACAAGAGAATATTTAGAAGAACTTAAAAAGGTAATAGCTGAGGAGAATAAAGAAAAAACAGGTAATATGATCATTGATCTTCACCCTGCAGATATTGCTGAAGTTTATGATGAACTAAATATTGACGAGGCAAAATTTGTTCACTTACTACTTGATAATGAGAAAGGTGCAGATGTTCTGGTTGAATTGGAAGAAGATGTAAGGACACGATTTATGAAAACCCTTCCATCTGAAGTTATTGCCAAACAATTTATCGACCAGATGGATTCTGATGATGCAGCAGATGTAATTGGCGAATTACCTGAAGACAAAAAAGATGAAGTACTTTCTCATATTGAAGATGTTGAACAAGCTGGAGATATTGTTGATCTTCTTAGCTACGATGAAGATACTGCCGGAGGATTAATGGCTAAAGAATTAATAGCCGTTAATACTAACTGGAATATACTTACCTGTATCAAGGAAATAAGGAAACAGGCAGAAGATGTTGATGATGTTTACTTTGTTTATGTAATTGATAATGACAATGTTTTGAAAGGAATTATTTCTCTTAAAAAACTTTTATTAATACCTACTTCTGAAAATGTTTCTTCAAATTACGATACTGATGTAATTTCAGTAAAAGTAGATACTTCATCGGAAGATGTTGCAAATTTAATGGACAAATATGACCTTGTTGCTCTTCCTGTTGTTGATAGCATTGACAGGCTGGTTGGGCGAATTACTATTGACGATGTTTTAGATGTTATTCGTGAAGAAGCTGAAAAAGATTACCAGTTGGTTTCAGGTATTACTGAAGATGTTGAGCCATTTGATAAAGTATGGCGTTTAACCCGGGCACGATTACCATGGTTGCTTATCGGTTTATTCGGTGGAATACTTGGTGCTAAGGTAATTGGAGCTTACGAAGGTGAACTAAGAATATATCCCGAAATGGCATTTTTTATTCCTTTGATTGCAGCAATGGGCGGAAATGTTGGTGTACAATCTTCGTCTATTATAGTTCAGGGCTTGGCTAATAATACTATTGGTATTGAACGGACTTCGCGAAAATTATTAAAAGAATTTTCAGTTGCAATAATTAACGGGTTTGTTTGTAGTACTTTAATGTTTATATATAATATATTCTTTAGCGATTCTTTAGCGTTAACCTTATCAGTTAGTGCAGCTTTATTATCGGTAATTTTATTTGCATCAATTTTTGGAACATTTATACCTTTAATATTAGATAAATATAAGATTGATCCTGCCCTTGCTACAGGTCCATTTATAACGACTGTTAACGATATTCTGGGACTTTTTATCTATCTTTCAATTGGAAGAGTTTTTTATGGAATTATATAA
- a CDS encoding GIY-YIG nuclease family protein, which translates to MFYTYVLLSEKDGNLYIGFTKDLKLRFEQHRKGYVKSTKNRRPLNLIYYEACLIQDDAIRREKYLKTYYGKMFIRKRLKSYFTG; encoded by the coding sequence ATGTTTTATACGTATGTTTTGTTAAGTGAAAAAGATGGTAATTTATATATTGGTTTTACAAAAGATTTAAAATTAAGATTTGAACAACACAGAAAAGGTTATGTAAAATCAACAAAAAATAGAAGGCCATTAAATTTGATATATTATGAGGCATGTTTAATACAAGATGATGCAATTAGAAGAGAAAAGTATTTAAAAACGTATTATGGAAAAATGTTTATTAGAAAACGACTCAAATCTTATTTCACAGGGTAG
- a CDS encoding glycosyltransferase: MLIIPIIYSVFSIVYILLILQFILGWVKTKEYNQINYSGKTLASIILPVRNEEKHIADIVNDLLNQDYPNKLHEIIVIDDHSNDNTYNIVENLCKSSEKIEILSLSDTSGKKAAIKKGIKFSKGSIIITTDADCRIKNFWLSTIISFYEKYKPKIIVGPVIINNEQNIFEQMQSLEFLSLIGSGAGAIAINRAIMCNAANLAFEKEIYKGNEHEKYQSGDDILLLLKLKKKFKKSIMFLKSSNATVSTSPQKSLKALFQQRKRWTSKSRAYKDADIILTALIVFITNFLLFVSFILMWTNKDFLLSFIIIFFSKSIIDFIFLVKITKYFKKTYLLKIFIPLNFIYFFYISIIAIIGNIGKYKWKNRLVG, translated from the coding sequence ATGCTTATTATTCCTATAATTTATTCAGTATTTAGTATCGTTTATATTTTGCTTATTCTTCAATTTATTTTGGGATGGGTAAAAACAAAAGAATATAACCAAATAAATTATTCGGGAAAAACACTTGCTTCTATAATTTTACCAGTAAGAAACGAAGAAAAACACATTGCTGATATTGTAAATGACCTGTTAAATCAGGATTATCCAAACAAACTTCATGAAATTATAGTTATTGATGATCATTCAAATGATAATACATATAATATTGTTGAAAATTTATGTAAATCGTCTGAAAAAATAGAAATATTAAGTTTATCTGATACATCGGGGAAAAAAGCTGCGATAAAAAAAGGAATAAAATTTTCAAAAGGTTCTATAATTATAACAACTGATGCTGATTGCAGAATAAAAAATTTTTGGTTAAGTACAATAATTTCATTTTATGAAAAATATAAACCTAAAATAATAGTAGGACCTGTCATCATTAATAATGAACAAAATATTTTCGAACAAATGCAATCACTTGAATTTTTAAGTTTAATTGGTTCCGGAGCCGGTGCAATTGCAATAAACAGAGCTATTATGTGTAATGCAGCAAACCTTGCATTTGAAAAAGAAATATATAAGGGAAATGAACATGAAAAATATCAGTCGGGCGATGATATTTTATTATTATTAAAACTTAAAAAGAAGTTTAAAAAAAGCATTATGTTTTTGAAATCATCAAATGCAACTGTTTCAACTTCACCTCAAAAATCGCTTAAAGCTTTATTTCAACAAAGAAAACGCTGGACTTCAAAAAGCAGGGCTTATAAAGATGCAGATATAATCTTAACCGCTTTAATTGTATTTATTACTAACTTTTTATTATTTGTTTCGTTCATACTAATGTGGACAAACAAAGATTTTTTATTAAGTTTTATTATTATATTTTTTTCAAAATCAATAATCGACTTTATTTTTTTAGTAAAAATTACCAAATATTTTAAGAAAACATATTTGCTTAAAATCTTTATACCTTTAAATTTTATATATTTTTTTTATATATCAATTATTGCGATAATTGGTAATATTGGAAAATACAAATGGAAAAACAGATTGGTAGGATAA
- a CDS encoding DUF456 domain-containing protein: MDWILLVLSIVLIIIGLIGCVLPVIPGPPISYIGLLILHYTDFADFTFEFLVFFAALTVLVTILDYVVPIWGTKKLGGSRYGIWGATIGLVLGIFFFPPIGIILGPFFGALFGELIRDNNLNKAFVAALGSLVGFLLGIGMKLIVSGIITYYFVVELF, encoded by the coding sequence ATGGATTGGATTTTATTAGTATTATCAATTGTCTTAATAATAATTGGGCTTATTGGCTGTGTATTACCTGTTATTCCTGGACCTCCAATAAGTTACATTGGTTTATTGATTTTACATTATACTGATTTTGCAGATTTTACTTTTGAATTTCTTGTATTTTTTGCTGCATTAACAGTATTAGTAACAATTTTAGATTATGTTGTTCCGATTTGGGGAACAAAAAAATTAGGCGGTTCGCGGTATGGAATCTGGGGAGCAACAATCGGACTAGTATTAGGAATATTTTTTTTCCCTCCTATAGGAATAATTTTAGGTCCCTTTTTTGGTGCATTATTTGGAGAATTGATAAGAGACAATAATTTAAACAAAGCGTTTGTCGCTGCTTTAGGTTCGTTGGTCGGATTTTTACTCGGTATAGGTATGAAATTAATTGTTTCAGGTATTATAACTTATTATTTTGTTGTTGAACTTTTTTAG
- a CDS encoding glutaminyl-peptide cyclotransferase, with the protein MKNKANKNKEAHVYFKFQIRKSLELILIVIIFLFFSCNSDTNKTKKSFKDKISKTKKAKKFVFSINDLKDNYIIGDIIIIELTSIDSLNIIDSVQFTIDDELNSTKLEEKYLINWKTDKANVGNHEILAIVFYNDSLKAHIGETVTLISDIEPKSLKYKVINTFPHDKYAYTQGLIYEDGYLYEGTGQYRESSLRKVDLKSGELLKTFKLPDNVFGEGVTFYNNKIIQLTWKSWLGYVYDKDAFKLLYKFNYPVPIEGWGLTFDGENLIVSDGTQNLMFFDPESFIELKRIEVFDNKGAVMNINELEYINGTIYANLYLTDNIIQIDPKSGKVLALINLSGILNKKFHHKNINVLNGIAYNPENKTLFVTGKYWPKLFEIKLL; encoded by the coding sequence GTAATTCCGACACTAATAAAACTAAAAAATCATTTAAAGATAAAATATCAAAAACTAAAAAAGCTAAAAAATTTGTTTTTTCTATTAATGATTTGAAAGATAATTACATTATCGGAGATATTATTATTATTGAATTAACATCGATAGACTCATTAAATATTATTGATTCTGTACAATTTACAATTGACGATGAACTTAATTCAACAAAATTGGAAGAAAAATATTTAATTAACTGGAAAACTGATAAAGCTAATGTGGGAAATCATGAAATATTAGCAATTGTTTTTTATAATGATAGTTTAAAAGCACATATCGGTGAAACTGTAACTCTGATATCAGATATTGAGCCAAAATCTTTAAAATATAAAGTTATTAATACATTTCCTCATGATAAATATGCATATACTCAGGGATTGATTTACGAAGATGGATATTTGTATGAAGGGACAGGACAGTATAGGGAATCATCATTACGAAAAGTTGATTTAAAATCCGGAGAATTACTTAAAACATTCAAACTGCCTGATAATGTTTTTGGTGAGGGAGTTACATTTTATAATAACAAAATTATTCAACTAACATGGAAGTCATGGTTAGGCTATGTTTATGATAAAGATGCTTTTAAATTATTATATAAATTTAATTATCCAGTACCAATTGAGGGGTGGGGCTTAACTTTTGACGGTGAAAATCTTATTGTTAGTGATGGAACACAAAATTTAATGTTTTTTGACCCTGAATCATTTATTGAACTTAAAAGAATTGAAGTATTTGATAATAAAGGGGCTGTTATGAATATTAATGAATTAGAATATATTAATGGAACTATTTATGCTAATTTATATTTAACCGATAATATAATTCAAATTGACCCAAAATCAGGAAAAGTTCTTGCACTAATTAATTTATCAGGAATATTAAATAAAAAATTCCATCATAAGAACATTAATGTTTTAAATGGGATAGCCTATAATCCTGAAAATAAAACATTATTTGTAACAGGAAAATACTGGCCAAAATTATTTGAGATTAAATTATTATAA
- a CDS encoding flippase-like domain-containing protein: MNKQFKILIKLIIIIASYFFIFYKLFNYSELNDLLDQFKLFDIKNYIYILFVILLMLINWLIEAVKWKFLIKKLEYLKLKISFKAILCGITVCIFTPNRVGEYGGRVFFLKPENRIPAIFSTIVGSFSQLIITIIFGIISLCIFIYLYPEKWFFDYFNKGVIVVILTIIIMLIILIYLKISFLVVLIEKINFLKKFRKFYKILSEYSIIELIKIFNYSFFRYLIFHIQFFVLLKIFNVEISFIQSFVSVGLIYLVMAAIPTITITELGIRGSAAIFFIEMFSKETVGILSASMSLWLINLAVPALIGSVLFYKLKI, encoded by the coding sequence TTGAACAAGCAATTTAAAATATTAATCAAGTTAATAATAATTATTGCCTCATATTTTTTTATCTTTTATAAACTATTTAATTATTCAGAATTAAACGATTTGCTTGACCAATTCAAATTGTTTGATATAAAAAATTATATATACATTTTATTTGTGATATTATTAATGTTAATTAACTGGTTAATTGAAGCAGTAAAATGGAAATTTCTTATAAAAAAACTTGAATATCTGAAACTTAAAATTTCCTTTAAAGCCATTTTGTGCGGTATTACTGTTTGCATTTTTACTCCAAACAGAGTTGGTGAATATGGTGGCAGGGTTTTTTTCTTAAAACCCGAAAATCGAATACCTGCTATATTCTCAACTATTGTTGGAAGCTTTAGTCAACTCATTATCACAATAATATTCGGAATTATTTCATTATGTATTTTTATTTATTTATATCCTGAAAAATGGTTTTTCGATTATTTTAATAAAGGTGTAATAGTCGTTATTCTAACAATAATTATTATGCTGATAATATTAATTTATTTAAAAATTTCTTTTTTAGTAGTATTAATTGAAAAAATAAATTTTCTTAAGAAATTCAGGAAATTTTATAAAATATTATCTGAATATAGTATTATTGAATTAATTAAAATCTTTAATTATAGTTTTTTCAGATATTTAATTTTTCATATTCAATTTTTTGTTCTGTTAAAAATATTCAATGTTGAAATAAGTTTTATTCAATCGTTTGTTTCAGTAGGATTAATATATCTTGTAATGGCTGCTATTCCCACAATTACAATTACAGAACTTGGAATAAGGGGGTCGGCAGCTATTTTTTTTATTGAAATGTTTTCAAAAGAAACTGTTGGAATACTTTCAGCATCAATGTCTTTATGGTTAATTAATTTAGCTGTTCCTGCATTAATTGGCTCAGTTTTGTTTTATAAATTAAAGATTTGA
- the rsmA gene encoding 16S rRNA (adenine(1518)-N(6)/adenine(1519)-N(6))-dimethyltransferase RsmA, translating into MYVKPKKRLGQHFLKDNNIANKIVNSLDDSKKIKVLEIGSGMGILTDFLLKKDNFDLHLIEIDSKLVDYLKKEYPEIKQKIIHDDFLKFDINKYFNEKISIIGNFPYNISSQIFFKTIENRDKIDNLVGMIQKEVAERIVSLPGNKTYGILSVLLQAFYNIEYLFTINENVFQPPPKVKSAVIRLIRNDTKKLDCNEKLFFKIIKMGFNQRRKMLRNSLKSILLNLNIDNELFLKRPEQLNVNEFVKLTNVIENIIKNNK; encoded by the coding sequence ATGTATGTCAAACCAAAAAAGCGATTAGGACAACATTTTCTGAAAGATAATAATATCGCAAACAAAATTGTTAATAGTCTTGATGATAGTAAAAAAATCAAGGTTTTAGAAATTGGCTCAGGAATGGGTATCCTAACTGACTTTTTATTAAAAAAAGATAATTTTGACCTGCATTTAATTGAAATTGACAGTAAATTGGTTGATTATCTAAAAAAAGAATACCCTGAAATTAAACAAAAAATAATACATGACGATTTTTTAAAATTTGATATTAATAAATATTTTAATGAAAAAATTTCTATAATTGGTAATTTTCCTTATAATATATCGAGCCAGATTTTTTTTAAAACTATTGAAAACAGGGATAAAATTGACAATCTTGTTGGAATGATACAAAAAGAAGTTGCCGAAAGAATTGTTTCTTTACCAGGAAATAAAACTTATGGTATATTAAGCGTTTTATTGCAAGCATTTTATAATATTGAATATCTTTTTACAATAAACGAAAATGTATTTCAACCACCACCAAAAGTTAAATCGGCTGTTATTAGGCTAATACGGAACGATACCAAAAAACTGGATTGTAATGAAAAGTTATTTTTTAAAATTATTAAAATGGGTTTCAATCAAAGAAGAAAGATGTTAAGAAATTCTTTAAAAAGTATTTTATTAAATTTGAATATTGATAACGAACTTTTTTTAAAAAGACCTGAACAATTAAATGTTAATGAATTTGTAAAACTGACAAATGTGATTGAAAATATTATAAAAAACAATAAATAA
- the recQ gene encoding DNA helicase RecQ has protein sequence MENKVLLKETLKKHFGFSSFKGNQENIIKNVLAERDTFVLMPTGGGKSLCYQLPAIIKEGTAIIISPLIALMKNQVDSMRSYSSEDGIAHFLNSSLSKAEIKQVKQNVLNKKTKLLYVAPESLTKLENVDFLKKITVSFYAVDEAHCISEWGHDFRPEYRRIRPIVDEIGRSPIIALTATATPKVQHDIQKNLGMLDSNVFKSSFNRPNLYYEVRSKANATKETIKFIKNNYGKSGIIYCLSRKKVEELAETLQVNGIKALPYHAGMDSVTRTKNQDNFLMEDVDVIVATIAFGMGIDKPDVRFVIHYDIPKSLEGYYQETGRAGRDGGEGKCITFYAYKDILKLEKFMQGKPVAEQEIGKQLLLETVSYAESAICRRKQLLHYFGENYTEDNCNSCDNCLHPKEQFEGKEYIIKVINSIKNIKGKFKAEHIENILSGKITSAIKSYKHNQLPEFGIGKEKDEKFWGAVLRQALIAGLLEKEIENYGLLKITKKGIDYLNNPYSLLLIQDHDYDEEEKDDFMMQGGGTSSVDPALFAVLKDLRKDIAKEKNLPPFVIFQDPSLEDMAIQYPITLKEMQNIMGVGAGKAKRYGQKFIDLINKHVEENEIERPQDMVVKSIVNKSGLKVYIIKSIDRKVSLADIAEAKGMAMSELLKEVEAIVNSGTKLNINYYIDEVLDEDHQTEAYEYFKDEAETESIEDAIKELGEDEYSEEDIRLMRIKFILEIGN, from the coding sequence ATGGAAAACAAAGTATTGTTAAAAGAAACTTTAAAAAAGCATTTTGGTTTTAGCAGTTTTAAAGGCAACCAAGAAAATATTATCAAAAATGTATTAGCCGAAAGGGATACTTTTGTATTAATGCCAACCGGAGGAGGGAAATCATTATGCTATCAATTGCCTGCAATAATAAAAGAAGGTACAGCAATAATAATATCTCCTCTTATTGCTTTAATGAAAAATCAGGTCGACTCAATGCGTAGTTATAGCTCTGAAGATGGAATAGCACATTTTTTAAATTCATCACTTAGTAAAGCAGAAATTAAACAGGTTAAACAAAATGTTTTAAACAAAAAAACTAAATTATTATATGTAGCTCCTGAATCTCTTACAAAACTCGAAAATGTTGATTTTTTAAAAAAAATTACAGTTTCTTTTTATGCAGTTGATGAAGCTCATTGTATCTCAGAATGGGGACATGACTTCAGACCGGAATATCGAAGAATACGCCCTATAGTAGATGAAATAGGACGGTCGCCAATAATAGCCCTAACAGCAACTGCTACCCCAAAAGTTCAGCATGATATTCAAAAAAATCTTGGAATGTTAGATTCTAATGTTTTTAAATCATCTTTTAATAGGCCAAATTTATATTATGAGGTAAGATCAAAAGCAAATGCAACTAAAGAAACAATTAAGTTTATAAAAAATAATTACGGAAAATCAGGTATAATTTATTGTTTAAGTCGAAAAAAAGTTGAGGAATTAGCAGAAACTCTTCAGGTAAACGGAATAAAAGCGCTTCCTTATCATGCAGGTATGGATTCGGTAACAAGAACAAAAAATCAGGATAATTTTTTAATGGAAGATGTTGATGTAATTGTTGCAACAATTGCTTTTGGTATGGGAATTGACAAACCCGATGTAAGGTTTGTTATACATTATGATATACCAAAAAGTTTAGAAGGATATTATCAGGAAACAGGACGTGCCGGTAGAGATGGAGGCGAAGGAAAATGTATTACATTTTATGCTTATAAAGATATTTTGAAATTAGAAAAATTCATGCAAGGAAAACCTGTTGCCGAGCAAGAAATAGGTAAACAATTGTTACTTGAAACCGTATCATATGCAGAATCTGCAATTTGCCGCCGTAAACAATTATTGCATTATTTTGGAGAAAATTATACTGAAGATAATTGTAATTCTTGTGATAATTGTCTTCATCCAAAAGAACAATTTGAAGGGAAAGAATATATTATTAAGGTTATTAATTCCATTAAAAATATTAAAGGTAAATTTAAAGCAGAACATATAGAAAATATTTTATCGGGAAAAATAACTTCTGCAATAAAATCATATAAACATAACCAATTACCGGAATTTGGTATTGGCAAAGAAAAAGATGAAAAATTTTGGGGTGCAGTTTTAAGGCAAGCATTAATTGCAGGCTTATTAGAAAAAGAAATTGAAAATTATGGTTTATTAAAAATTACCAAAAAAGGCATTGATTATTTGAATAATCCATATTCTTTACTTCTTATCCAAGATCACGATTATGATGAAGAAGAAAAAGATGATTTTATGATGCAAGGAGGAGGAACAAGTTCGGTTGATCCTGCCTTATTTGCCGTGTTAAAAGATTTAAGAAAAGACATAGCAAAAGAAAAAAACCTTCCACCTTTTGTGATTTTTCAAGACCCGTCACTTGAAGATATGGCTATTCAATATCCCATTACCTTAAAAGAAATGCAAAATATTATGGGAGTTGGAGCAGGAAAAGCCAAAAGATACGGACAAAAATTCATAGATTTAATTAATAAACATGTTGAAGAAAATGAAATTGAACGTCCTCAGGATATGGTTGTAAAATCAATAGTAAATAAATCTGGTTTAAAAGTTTATATAATAAAAAGTATTGACAGGAAAGTTTCATTAGCTGATATTGCCGAAGCTAAAGGCATGGCAATGAGCGAATTGCTTAAAGAAGTTGAGGCAATTGTTAATTCAGGAACTAAGTTGAATATCAACTACTATATTGATGAAGTTTTAGACGAAGATCATCAGACAGAAGCGTACGAATATTTTAAAGATGAAGCCGAAACAGAATCTATTGAAGATGCTATAAAAGAATTGGGTGAAGATGAATATTCAGAAGAAGATATTCGTTTGATGAGAATAAAATTTATTTTAGAAATAGGTAATTGA
- a CDS encoding KpsF/GutQ family sugar-phosphate isomerase, translating to MIDIAKQIIKQESQSITNLIQYVDDDFAKVVELIFYSKGRVIITGIGKSANIANKIVATLNSTGTPAIFMHAADAIHGDLGIILEDDIVICISKSGNTPEIKVLVPLIKNLGNKIIALVSTTDSFLANNADHILKATVKKEACPNNLVPTTSTTTQLVLGDALAICLLQCRGFTSDDFGRIHPGGSIGKKIYMRVSDLYKNNEAPSVYINDKIDKIIIEISSKRLGATAVLDNNNNLVGVVTDGDLRRMLGKNINIEQLIAKDIMSVNPKTVDKDLHALKAFNIMEDNKITQLIVTDNNKYIGMIHLHDILREGIV from the coding sequence ATAATAGATATTGCAAAACAAATAATTAAGCAAGAATCACAATCAATTACCAACTTAATTCAATATGTTGATGACGATTTTGCTAAAGTTGTTGAATTGATATTTTATAGCAAAGGAAGGGTAATAATTACAGGAATAGGTAAAAGTGCAAATATTGCAAATAAAATTGTTGCTACACTTAATTCAACAGGTACGCCTGCTATTTTTATGCATGCTGCTGATGCAATTCACGGCGATCTTGGTATAATCTTAGAAGACGACATTGTCATTTGCATTTCTAAAAGTGGAAATACTCCTGAAATAAAAGTTTTAGTTCCATTAATTAAAAATCTGGGTAATAAAATAATTGCTTTAGTTTCAACTACAGATTCTTTTTTAGCAAACAATGCAGATCATATCTTAAAAGCAACCGTAAAAAAGGAAGCCTGTCCTAACAATTTGGTTCCTACAACAAGCACAACGACACAGTTAGTCCTTGGAGATGCACTTGCAATATGCTTGCTTCAATGCAGAGGATTTACATCAGATGATTTTGGAAGGATTCATCCGGGAGGTTCTATTGGAAAAAAAATATATATGCGTGTAAGCGATTTATATAAAAACAATGAAGCACCCAGTGTTTATATTAATGATAAAATTGATAAAATAATTATTGAAATTTCTTCAAAAAGATTAGGTGCAACTGCTGTTTTAGATAACAATAATAATTTGGTAGGAGTTGTTACAGACGGAGACCTTAGACGAATGTTAGGAAAAAATATTAATATTGAACAATTAATAGCAAAAGACATAATGTCTGTTAATCCAAAAACCGTTGATAAAGATTTACATGCTTTAAAAGCATTTAATATAATGGAAGATAATAAAATAACCCAGCTAATAGTAACCGATAATAATAAATACATTGGTATGATACACCTTCATGATATTTTAAGAGAAGGAATTGTTTAA